The following proteins are co-located in the Purpureocillium takamizusanense chromosome 10, complete sequence genome:
- the CMT1 gene encoding Alpha-1,3-mannosyltransferase cmt1 (COG:S~SMCOG1042:O-methyltransferase~antiSMASH:Cluster_10.3~EggNog:ENOG503NWHF), translating into MAKFRVPSWLQSPSPAAADAEKERKKQNRRSFAGFSSLKARPETTVASEPRAVPNEKPVPQEGAPNGQFRMVELAKKIVAESERVETYFKNNSLPEPAFGVDAPEDYPDLPSDVQQSRQEIANSCQELERLARGPRECVRWGAWAFLDTLSLQVVNKYDIAKLVPLDTPIPLSELQTKTTLDPINLARVLRHAMTNGIFCEPSLGVIAHTAASRLLASDIGLRDWVGFNAEDHFPAAARVVDALQAHPEATSLTQTGFNYAFDTVDKEPMFVTLGRDPIRAKRFGGAMMSLTGTAGYEVRYFVDGCDLGAVNEQKGTFVDIGGSHGFVCVELARRWNAIKFVVQDLPKTVESAPKPIYEDESVAERIDFQVHDFFKEQPIHGADVYYFRWIVHNYSTPYAVKLLRNLVPALKPGARVIINEHCLEQPGVDGPWDEKLMRSMDMVMLALLNAQERREDEFKALFAEADPRFAFKGAKRIEGCRMSIVEAVWEPELSKATGTEQNGDAEVPDADGE; encoded by the exons ATGGCCAAGTTCAGGGTCCCGTCGTGGCtccagtcgccgtcgcccgccgccgcggacgcaGAGAAAGAGCGCAAGAAGCAGAATCGCCGCTCCTTTGCCGGCTTCTCCAGTCTCAAGGCGCGGCCCGAGACCACCGTAGCCTCCGAACCTCGTGCTGTGCCAAATGAAAAACCTGTGCCTCAAGAGGGAGCGCCTAATGGCCAATTCCGCATGGTTGAGCTCGCCAAGAAGATTGTCGCCGAGTCTGAAAGGGTAGAGACGTATTTTAAGAACAACAGCCTACCAGAGCCAGCATTCGGCGTCGACGCTCCAGAAGACTATCCCGACCTACCGAGCGATGTCCAGCAGAGTCGGCAAGAGATTGCCAACTCGTGCCAGGAGCTGGAGAGACTCGCACGGGGCCCCAGAGAATGTGTGAGATGGGGCGCGTGGGCT TTCTTGGATACGCTAAGTCTGCAAGTCGTCAACAAATATGATATTG CCAAGCTTGTACCCCTGGATACCCCTATTCCTCTGTCGGAGCTGCAGACCAAGACGACACTCGACCCAATCAACCTTGCCCGCGTCCTGCGTCATGCAATGACCAACGGCATTTTCTGCGAGCCATCGCTCGGTGTCATAGCTCAtacggccgcctcccgcctgcTCGCGAGTGACATCGGCCTGCGGGACTGGGTTGGATTCAACGCCGAGGACCACTTTCCCGCGGCAGCTCGCGTGGTGGACGCCCTACAAGCGCACCCGGAAGCCACCTCACTTACACAGACGGGTTTCAACTATGCCTTTGATACTGTCGACAAGGAGCCCATGTTTGTAACGCTGGGCAGGGATCCCATAAGAGCAAAGCGGTTCGGTGGTGCAATGATGAGCTTGACGGGAACGGCCGGGTACGAGGTACGGTACTTTGTCGATGGATGTGACCTTGGTGCCGTGAACGAACAGAAGGGCACTTTCGTGGACATTGGCGGCAGTCATGGGTTCGTCTGTGTTGAGCTGGCAAGGAGATGGAACGCCATCAAGTTTGTGGTGCAGGATCTGCCCAAGACGGTTGAGTCCGCGCCCAAGCCCATATATGAGGATGAGTCGGTGGCGGAGCGGATTGACTTTCAGGTGCACGACTTTTTCAAGGAGCAGCCCatccatggcgccgacg TGTACTACTTCAGATGGATTGTGCACAACTACTCCACCCCATACGCGGTCAAGCTTCTGCGAAACCTGGTGCCCGCGCTGAAGCCCGGCGCTCGTGTTATCATCAACGAGCACTGCCTGGAACAGCCTGGGGTTGATGGCCCGTGGGACGAAAAGCTGATGCGCAGCATGGATATGGTTatgctggcgctgctgaaCGCCCAGgagcgccgcgaggacgagttCAAGGCGCTcttcgccgaggcggaccCGCGGTTCGCCTTTAAAGGAGCCAAGCGAATCGAGGGCTGCCGCATGAGCATCGTGGAGGCGGTGTGGGAGCCCGAGCTTTCCAAAGCCACAGGAACCGAGCAGAATGGCGACGCGGAAGTGCCCGACGCGGAcggtgagtga
- a CDS encoding uncharacterized protein (antiSMASH:Cluster_10.3~COG:I~EggNog:ENOG503PAGW): MPPCVEKPRQFARMLRASTPPPGERAPPAMQRPSHIDVGAWGAAGQTPKSDDPEISLAAPSHNPALDVAAVRSRLGPFSQDKGDTNGEPFSRPALRATLEIPDSDRIGVKHVVPLDMPRHPQPQQQQPLAAPPDGHVPQDDGAVDKQPHEANGTHALRPETSELNCRQEMQLPSEPAPLPRIGSDALETREEGSGASHCEIRPCPPEGRTALEQDAADEASSSCRPRSPGPTEESSAAGRRPESLLLSPLTYPNGQSMFPSMSTSEQEEMAREALSQAEASIVAESLDASSIPDDGTDGGYDSDGFSSGSTSAESSVRDYMFENGRRYHRFREGTYNFPNDDVEQEREDMKHAMVKLLCSQKLHFAPIGDYPQEVLDIGTGTGIWAIEMGDQFPSAHVLGIDLSPIQPDWLPPNVRFLVDDVESPWLHPRNHFDYIHSRHTVMAIKDWTRMFRRAFEHLKPGGWIELQEVHHCPKTAKPGGMVDTRHAVVQFWARVTEGLNTLGVNLDMAASGLLSSMMREVGFVNVTERIFHVPIGTWPKNKVLKTVGLYWRTILLDGIQAIALGPLTRGLHWEREQVELFLMDVRRGYQDNSALMYMPLHIVYGQKPEYAM; this comes from the exons ATGCCGCCGTGTGTGGAGAAACCCCGGCAGTTTGCTCGAATGCTCCGTgcttcgacgccgccgcccggggagcgagcgccgcccgccatgcaaCGCCCATCTCacatcgacgtcggcgcctgGGGAGCCGCTGGTCAGACCCCGAAGAGCGATGACCCCGAGATCTCTCTCGCAGCGCCCTCACATAATCCTGCCcttgacgtcgccgcggtcagaagccgcctcggcccctTCTCCCAGGACAAGGGCGACACGAATGGCGAACCCTTCTCCCGACCAGCCCTGCGCGCGACGCTTGAAATCCCCGACAGCGATCGGATTGGCGTCAAGCACGTCGTACCGCTAGATATGCCACGACATCCGCaaccacagcagcagcaaccgctggcggcgccaccaGACGGCCACGTACCACAAGACGATGGGGCGGTCGACAAGCAGCCACACGAGGCGAATGGGACCCACGCCCTGCGTCCGGAGACGAGCGAGTTGAATTGTCGGCAAGAGATGCAACTGCCGTCAGAGCCAGCCCCCCTGCCGCGTATAGGCTCTGACGCGCTCGAAACCCGGGAGGAAGGTTCAGGAGCCTCGCACTGCGAGATCCGGCCATGTCCTCCGGAGGGTCGCACGGCGCTGGAACAAGatgctgccgacgaggcctcttcctcctgccGACCGAGATCCCCTGGCCCCACTGAAgagagcagcgccgccgggagGAGGCCGGAGTCGTTGCTCCTCTCTCCGCTGACATACCCCAACGGCCAGTCAATGTTCCCGTCTATGTCGACCTCTGAGCAGGAGGAGATGGCCCGAGAAGCATTGTCTCAGGCAGAGGCCTCTATCGTGGCCGAGAGCCTCGACGCGTCCTCGATACCGGACGACGGCACGGATGGCGGCTACGACAGCGATGGATTCAGCTCGGGCAGCACGTCGGCGGAGTCGTCGGTGCGGGACTACATGTTCGAAAACGGACGGCGGTACCATCGCTTTCGCGAAGGCACGTACAACTTTCCGAATGACGACGTGGAGCAGGAGAGGGAGGACATGAAGCATGCCATGGTCAAGCTGCTGTGCAGTCAAAAGCTCCACTTTGCGCCGATAGGTGACTATCCGCAGGAGGTGCTCGACATAGGCACTGGGACCGGCATTTGGGCCATTGAGA TGGGCGACCAGTTCCCGAGCGCGCATGTGCTTGGCATTGATCTGTCACCCATCCAGCCAGACTGGCTGCCGCCCAACGTGAGATTTCTCGTGGACGATGTCGAGTCCCCGTGGCTGCACCCGCGCAACCATTTCGACTACATACACTCCCGACACACCGTCATGGCCATAAAGGACTGGACGAGGATGTTTCGCCGGGCCTTCGA GCATCTCAAGCCGGGGGGCTGGATAGAGCTCCAGGAGGTGCACCACTGccccaagacggccaagccCGGCGGCATGGTAGATACTAGGCACGCCGTGGTGCAGTTCTGGGCGCGAGTCACGGAGGGCCTCAACACGCTAGGCGTCAATCTGGACATGGCCGCGAGCGGGCTGCTGTCGAGCATGATGCGCGAGGTAGGGTTCGTTAACGTGACGGAGCGGATATTTCACGTGCCCATTGGGACGTGGCCCAAAAACAAGGTGCTCAAGACGGTGGGGCTCTACTGGCGGACGATCCTGCTCGACGGGATTCAGGCCATCGCGCTGGGGCCACTAACACGGGGGCTACACTGGGAAcgcgagcaggtcgagcTCTTCCTCATGGACGTGCGGCGGGGGTACCAGGACAATTCGGCGCTCATGTACATGCCGCTGCACATTGTCTACGGACAGAAGCCAGAGTACGCCATGTGA